The sequence AGTACTCATCAACTCCGCCttcctcaccaccaccaccatatagGATTGGATAGTATTCCTCCACTCCACCTTCCACACCTACACCACCATCTAGGATGGTATATTAGTCTTCCATACCATTCTCAGAACCACCAGAGATCTCACTATCAACATCTTCGCCACCAAAAAGATTAATGTAAGAATTAATATTATCAGCACCACCATCTTGATTTTGATAATAGTCTCCAACATCTGAATCACCATCTTGAGAGTCTTCAGCGCCATTCCAACCACCATAGTCGCCTTCTTTTGCAGCGAACGCATATAAATCAAAAACATCCTTGCGATCGATATCATCTATATAGCACTCACCAATCATGGCCTTTCCGTATATTTGAACGATTTCCATGGTATCATTCTCACGCTTGTATTTCTGCCCTTTTGGGTTCATTTTCTTTATATTATCTAACAGGTAAGTTTCCTGATCCATTTGATTTCTTATGCGGTCTTTCTCTGGCACGCTGTCTAAATTCATCAAACAACCGTGCACGACCTCATCTGATGGCCACACTTTTGGTTTTTTATCATTGGCTCCATTTATAATCGCGCAAGCAGTAACCTCAGTCAAGGTAAACAAGTCGCCAAGCATTTTTAATATCCCTCTCCTTCTTGACCTCAATGATTCCTTTCTAGTAGCCTTATTAGTGATAAAAGCAAGTTTTACCTTCCCCTCACGCCTTTCCattggattatatatatatatatatatatataatggatACAGAAGAAACAGCAAAAACAGAAAGAGATGAAGATGGAGATGCAAATTAAAGATTGAACATGGAAGAAACATTTGTACATAGAATGTCTGCAGAGGGGAAAGGGAATATATAGATAGATAATGTATTCCAAGAGAGTACTAATGCCAGATCTTCATAGTTCTTTGGTGTAAATTCGCTTTAAATGTAGACATCTAATGACGTTTTCAATGAGTTTACCAACATTAAAtactttttcctaattttagaCTTGATTTAAAGCAATTTGTCCTAAAGATACTGAAAAATCTAGTCATTATGCATTAAAGAGTTGGAAAAGTACATTTAAGAGAAAGATAATAACAAGGTTATTCCATGCAAGGAGATTCATATAGTACAGTGTACGTGAATCGGTAAGTTGTCGAACATCCCATTTAACACACTATTCATTTTCCTGCAATTACTATTTCCTCCTCACTTTCTACTTTGGTGACTCTAGATCTGTATCTATTTGTAGTTGTAAATCGCTCTCATCTTCACTCAATTCCATCAGAAATATCTGATTCTATGGGTGATCCTGTTGTGAACGCAATCAGAGAAGTTATCACTGATCTCTCTGGCGGAAATGTTGAAGAAAGTGAAAAAATGACTTACAACAAACGCAAAGGGGTTTTGACTGGTAACTCACATCCTGAACCTACTATGGCGAAAAAGATCAAGAAAGGCGGATCTTCTGGAGGCCAGACAACCACCCATGTTTCATCTAATCAGATCTACCTTCCTCATGAGTTCTTTCATTGTTATAGCCCTTCCTGAAGATATGACTATTCATGAAGCCCCGTTGAATGCTGAAGCTGTTGATCTTGGTGCAGAACCTTACACATCTGAGCTCAGGTATCCACTTCTTCGTTTAAGTTTTATCCTTTAGATTTACAATTATCCTTTAGATCTTTCTTCAAAGCTCGTCCTCGCTTAATCATCACTTTAATAGTGATGTTCTGATCATTGTTAGATGCACTAGGGTTCATTTCTCTTTTGTCCAAATGGTTTCTTTGCGGTTCTAGTTTACAGTTTTTGTACTACCATTTTACAAACTCCTTTACGATCTTTTTTCTCGTGTAAGGGTCtcactttttctttttcacttccCTTGATACATCTAATTTTTTCTCTGCGCTTAGATGTAATCCCCTTTCTCTTAAATctgttctttctcttcttttttttttttttttttttttaatttcaactCTGATCTCCTTTTGCTGGGTGTTTCCATATTCTTTCGGTTAAACCCCGGGTAGTAATCAATTAATTTAGGTTGGGGGAGAGGAGAgacaattttttaaaatttagtCTTCATTTCTGCAGTGTTGTTGTCATACGGATTTTCCAGATAATTTTTACGTTCTTTTCACATGATACCGCTAATTAACATCAGATTTTGCGAAGAAAAAACATGTGCACTAAGTCAATAGATGGGATTTGTTCTAGTCCAAGTAGTTTTAAGGGGATTATTGCATTGTTGTTTTGAGTAAGAGTTTATCAGAGGTGATGCTTTATCTCACAATTTTGTTTTATGATTTATGGCAGAACAAGGGTCAGTAGAAGGGAGGATTAAATACAAAGATTTGGGTTGCAACAAGGAAAAGCTAGAAGGGAATGTTATTCTGTTTTATCTGATAAACTTCTTCTGTGTGGAACCTTTTTTATCGAAGTTAATGTGTAATAATAATTCTCAAGACTGAGCAGCTTGGGACTCAGTGATTTGTGTTTATTTTACAGTTTCAGACTTTTTGAAATTGTTGTATTTGTGCTAAAATCCATATAGTATAGATGTCAGATCGTATGCTCGGGCCAAAATATAAAAACGCCTAGGGGACGTGGTTGCATGTTGTATGTGCATCTATAAAATGATGGTCGTATGTTGTATATGCATCTATGGAAAAGTGGTTGTATGCCTTTAGGGACATACTTCCAGCggtaaaaaaaaccctaaagaaGACTTACTTGAGGTCCAAAAATACTCCTAACAccaaggaaaaaaaattcaaaaaactatTAAAGAAGATTACACAATAGATCCAGATGttgtaagtctacttccttaaactcatctaATTCTCATTACTGATAATGATTTTAAAAGATTATTTTCCCAAACAAACATTTAAAATTTAAATTAGTTGTTTTATGGtaattgtttttagttttttataaaatttattaccatatgtggtaaattctatttaatttaatttttgcaattcttttatgattatttgcactgaactgaaattgaatatatggttctgattaagtggttgtgttctcaattgatgggtcactAAATTTACCCTCATTGATATATTGTTTCATCGAAATCCAATTCAAATTACGATGTCATTTTCTTGTTCCGGAATGGGCCTCTTCAATTTGTTTAGGTTTATGCTCTACTCCGGGGAAAGATTTACCCGACCTCTATTTGCACATATAGGACAAATGATCCCAATACCGCTTCTTTTGTTTGATAatactttttttcattttatgtcATTCTAACGGATGAATATAGCGTTGACTGATAGTAATAAATATGGTTACAGAAGAATAAAACTAATCTCTAAGGCGATATTACCTATGCTTTTTTGTATGTTTATGGGAATATTCACGGTGAATTTATAAAAGATCTCTTCTTTAAATGAATTTTTCTAATTAAAGTAACAACTATTATCATTCTGTGATAAGATACAACCTATTACATTAACTAATTTTCAAATAAACAGAATTGTGTAATAACGATAAAACTTGAGTGGAGGGTAAAAACTTCAACTTTGTTTTGTAAAAAAGGTGTTTTTGATGCCTAACCAAACCTTGACTTTTTTCATTAATGAGGTTAACTTTTCAACCTACGGATACACATAGCTAACAATGTAGTTCACGATTTTGTTCATggttaaaaagaacaaaaattcaTAATATTATGTAAgatattcataattttcaaataaaGAAAACACTTGATCGAATATTGAAAATGTTGTCGGCCGCCAATTTGCTAATTTGATTTAACATGTTTAACTAGGTATATAGAGTACCACAAATTATAAGATTTCATTTAATGATGTTGTTTTGATTAAAAATGAAAACTGGCGACGCTGTTATATAGTGCAAGAAAATCAACAGGCTTTAACTAAGGGTATATAATACCATAATTTAAAAGATTCGGTCTGTTTTAATCATTTATAAATATTCAATTAAT comes from Papaver somniferum cultivar HN1 chromosome 7, ASM357369v1, whole genome shotgun sequence and encodes:
- the LOC113294163 gene encoding agamous-like MADS-box protein AGL80, encoding MERREGKVKLAFITNKATRKESLRSRRRGILKMLGDLFTLTEVTACAIINGANDKKPKVWPSDEVVHGCLMNLDSVPEKDRIRNQMDQETYLLDNIKKMNPKGQKYKRENDTMEIVQIYGKAMIGECYIDDIDRKDVFDLYAFAAKEGDYGGWNGAEDSQDGDSDVGDYYQNQDGGADNINSYINLFGGEDVDSEISGGSENGMED